In the genome of Phycisphaerae bacterium, one region contains:
- a CDS encoding HAMP domain-containing sensor histidine kinase, with the protein MTLPKTTRRRAVFALALIWILVIGGLAWATSAAIRLERLEARYERDEAETVRLERAVRLMEAVVAPVLDQESTRPYEHFRAFYVPARARDKMDGSDVSERILVPSPLQNFKGPDWLLLHFQGSDTEGWVSPQLEAGAGSAMPAGAFPAAERARQASAANWLAALRDRYSPVTMLSILEEALSKEINGRSSLLGESSTWQGGRAESSPARSTFSSDTSGPPDKEPGRGAADFYRRSARLLQMQREYFPLYQCEPETVALENLDAERREPQNNGTSGACVQVSRTLMMPIWLDLTFDGRQQLALVRSVSVETQPYCTLQGVLIDWDRLRAVLEGEIRDIFPNARVVPLASSEYSERRPPHGTMQRIPVRLEPNEAAGVRTRENEKSSWGGLAIAWAATLLALTAISYGTLKYISYSERRMQFVAAVTHELRTPLTSFQLYSDLLGEMKTEDGEKRRQYARTLGTESKRLARLVENVLAYSRVGDQSPRLSPQAVSPQSLLDSAVSLTAETCAAAAKQIVVENRCPREMMLHTDPQLVVQILANLLENACKYSGDAADPRVWLSVSPAGDGAIFEVDDAGPGVPSRMRRAVFEPFRRGSSEPQRKSSGVGLGLSLSRYWAECLGGHLSLKKSTRNGTHYSCFALTLPSRLPANREIVGS; encoded by the coding sequence ATGACGCTGCCGAAAACCACCCGGCGTCGAGCGGTCTTCGCGCTCGCACTCATTTGGATTCTGGTGATCGGAGGATTGGCCTGGGCGACGTCCGCAGCGATCCGGCTGGAGCGACTGGAGGCGCGGTATGAGCGCGACGAAGCGGAGACCGTCCGGCTGGAGCGCGCCGTCCGGTTGATGGAGGCAGTGGTCGCGCCGGTTCTCGATCAGGAATCGACGCGCCCTTATGAACATTTCCGCGCGTTTTATGTCCCTGCGAGAGCGCGCGACAAGATGGACGGATCGGACGTCAGCGAGCGAATCCTGGTGCCGTCGCCCCTTCAGAATTTCAAAGGGCCGGATTGGCTCTTGTTGCACTTTCAGGGCTCCGATACCGAGGGATGGGTATCGCCGCAACTGGAAGCGGGCGCCGGCAGCGCGATGCCCGCCGGCGCGTTTCCGGCGGCCGAGCGGGCCCGGCAGGCATCGGCGGCGAACTGGCTGGCCGCGCTGCGGGATCGCTATTCGCCCGTCACGATGCTCTCTATCCTTGAAGAGGCCCTGTCGAAGGAGATCAACGGTCGCAGCTCTCTCCTCGGCGAGTCTTCGACCTGGCAGGGGGGGCGAGCGGAGTCCAGCCCGGCTCGATCGACTTTTTCGTCCGATACGTCCGGACCGCCCGACAAGGAGCCGGGACGGGGCGCAGCGGATTTTTACCGGCGCAGCGCCCGGCTTCTGCAAATGCAGCGCGAGTACTTCCCGCTCTACCAATGTGAACCGGAGACCGTGGCGCTGGAAAACCTCGACGCCGAACGGCGCGAGCCACAGAACAACGGGACCAGCGGCGCGTGCGTGCAGGTTTCACGCACCCTCATGATGCCAATCTGGCTGGACCTGACGTTTGACGGCCGACAGCAACTGGCGCTGGTCCGTTCGGTATCGGTGGAGACGCAGCCCTATTGCACGCTTCAGGGCGTTCTGATCGATTGGGATCGGCTGCGTGCAGTCCTGGAAGGCGAGATTCGGGACATCTTTCCGAATGCGCGCGTCGTTCCCCTGGCGAGCTCCGAGTACTCGGAGCGACGGCCGCCGCATGGCACGATGCAGAGGATTCCCGTACGCCTTGAGCCGAATGAGGCTGCCGGGGTGCGGACCCGTGAGAATGAAAAATCTTCGTGGGGGGGGTTGGCCATCGCATGGGCGGCGACGCTGCTGGCGCTGACGGCGATATCGTATGGCACCCTCAAGTATATTTCTTATTCGGAGCGGAGGATGCAGTTTGTCGCGGCCGTGACGCACGAACTGCGCACGCCGTTGACGTCGTTCCAACTGTATAGCGATCTCCTGGGCGAAATGAAAACGGAAGACGGCGAAAAACGGCGGCAATACGCCAGAACGCTGGGAACGGAATCGAAGCGCCTGGCGCGGCTCGTGGAAAATGTCCTCGCGTATTCGCGGGTGGGCGACCAGAGCCCGCGGCTCAGCCCGCAGGCCGTTTCCCCGCAGTCCCTTTTGGACAGTGCGGTTTCACTGACGGCCGAGACGTGCGCGGCAGCGGCCAAGCAGATCGTGGTCGAAAACCGCTGCCCGCGCGAGATGATGCTGCACACCGATCCGCAATTGGTCGTACAAATCCTGGCCAATCTCCTGGAGAACGCGTGCAAGTACAGCGGCGATGCCGCGGACCCGCGGGTCTGGCTGTCCGTTTCGCCGGCGGGCGACGGGGCGATCTTTGAAGTGGACGACGCCGGGCCGGGCGTGCCGTCGCGGATGCGCCGCGCGGTTTTCGAGCCCTTTCGGCGCGGCAGCTCGGAGCCGCAGCGCAAATCCAGCGGCGTGGGACTGGGTTTGTCGTTATCGCGCTATTGGGCGGAATGTCTGGGCGGTCATTTGTCACTCAAAAAGAGCACGCGCAATGGCACGCATTATTCCTGTTTTGCGCTGACGCTACCGAGTCGCTTGCCGGCCAATCGGGAGATCGTCGGCAGTTGA
- a CDS encoding response regulator transcription factor, with protein sequence MTLGAIVIVEDEQAIRQGVVEVLRSAGYQPIEAADGQAGLTAARRPDVRLVLLDLLLPKLDGMDVLKNLRKTHPTLPVIILTARGTEEERVSGLRAGADDYVVKPFSAKELLARVEAVLRRSAERPAQVQRLRDGGLIVDLARREFFAGKGERQALSETECSILSHLAAHAGRAISREELLARVWGVGRGVETRTIDMHVARLRAKLSSASGEDGERFIVTVRGTGYMLGADLRAEASGASRGGPV encoded by the coding sequence TTGACACTCGGTGCGATCGTCATCGTTGAGGATGAGCAGGCCATCCGCCAGGGCGTGGTTGAAGTCCTCCGCAGCGCGGGGTATCAGCCGATCGAGGCCGCGGACGGTCAGGCCGGTCTGACCGCGGCGCGGCGTCCGGACGTGCGGCTCGTCCTGCTCGACCTGCTTCTGCCCAAGCTCGACGGCATGGATGTTCTGAAGAACCTGCGGAAGACGCATCCGACGCTGCCCGTGATCATTCTGACGGCGCGGGGGACCGAGGAGGAGCGCGTGTCGGGCCTGCGGGCCGGGGCCGATGACTATGTTGTGAAACCGTTTTCGGCGAAGGAACTGCTTGCCCGTGTGGAGGCAGTGCTTCGGCGGAGCGCGGAGCGGCCCGCGCAGGTGCAACGTCTGCGCGACGGGGGATTGATCGTGGATCTGGCGAGGCGGGAGTTTTTTGCGGGCAAGGGCGAGCGCCAAGCGCTTTCTGAGACGGAGTGTTCGATCCTCAGCCACCTGGCAGCACACGCGGGCCGGGCCATTTCGCGCGAGGAACTTCTGGCGCGGGTGTGGGGTGTCGGCCGGGGCGTGGAGACAAGGACGATCGACATGCACGTCGCCCGCCTCCGCGCGAAACTGTCGTCGGCGTCCGGGGAAGATGGCGAACGGTTCATCGTCACCGTCCGCGGCACGGGGTACATGCTGGGCGCCGATCTTCGCGCCGAGGCGAGCGGCGCCTCGCGGGGAGGGCCGGTATGA
- the lpxD gene encoding UDP-3-O-(3-hydroxymyristoyl)glucosamine N-acyltransferase has product MPYRLSQIADILAKYQMPCEIIGDAGREVIGVATLEDAGPQEISFLSNAKYEKALQTTRAGAVIVSQDQAIPNALTVLRTTDPYAAVTAVMVHVHGYRQHPPCGIDPRSVIASSAKIGPGACIHHNVTIGENVTIGKNAVFYPGCYIARDCQIGDDCLLYPNVVIYDGSLLGHRVTIHAGSVIGEDGLGYAPVKEKWHKIPQIGIVEIGDDVEIGANCSIDRATLGRTLIAEGTKFSNLIAIGHGTKIGRDCMLVAHVGIAGSVVVGNHVTMAGKAGVAGHLTIGDNAQLGAMCGVMKDVPADTSVAGTPAIPLKDALRSFAYTARLPEMAKQIKELEAQVEALQKALDVRAAR; this is encoded by the coding sequence ATGCCCTATCGACTCAGCCAGATCGCCGACATCCTAGCGAAGTATCAGATGCCCTGCGAAATCATCGGAGACGCCGGCCGCGAGGTCATCGGCGTCGCCACACTCGAAGACGCCGGTCCGCAGGAAATCAGCTTCCTTTCCAATGCCAAGTACGAAAAGGCTCTGCAAACCACCCGTGCCGGCGCGGTCATTGTCTCGCAGGACCAGGCGATTCCCAACGCGCTGACCGTCCTTCGCACGACCGACCCTTACGCCGCCGTCACGGCCGTCATGGTCCACGTTCACGGCTACCGACAACATCCGCCGTGCGGCATCGATCCCCGTTCGGTGATCGCGTCGTCGGCCAAGATCGGCCCCGGCGCGTGCATCCATCATAACGTGACCATCGGCGAGAATGTCACGATCGGAAAAAACGCCGTGTTCTATCCCGGCTGTTACATCGCCCGCGATTGCCAAATCGGCGACGACTGCCTCCTGTATCCGAATGTCGTCATCTACGACGGCAGCCTCCTCGGCCATCGCGTCACCATTCATGCCGGATCGGTCATCGGTGAAGACGGCCTCGGCTATGCCCCCGTCAAGGAAAAATGGCATAAGATCCCGCAGATCGGCATCGTCGAGATCGGCGACGACGTCGAGATCGGCGCGAATTGTTCCATCGATCGAGCGACGCTCGGCCGCACTCTGATCGCAGAGGGTACGAAGTTCAGCAATCTGATCGCCATTGGCCATGGGACGAAAATCGGCCGTGATTGCATGCTCGTCGCGCACGTAGGTATCGCCGGCTCGGTGGTCGTCGGCAACCACGTGACCATGGCCGGAAAGGCCGGCGTCGCCGGTCACCTGACCATCGGCGATAACGCCCAACTCGGGGCGATGTGCGGCGTCATGAAGGATGTCCCCGCCGATACATCGGTTGCCGGAACCCCCGCAATTCCGCTCAAAGACGCGCTCCGCTCCTTCGCCTACACGGCGCGGCTGCCCGAGATGGCCAAGCAAATCAAGGAACTCGAGGCCCAGGTCGAGGCCCTCCAGAAGGCGTTGGATGTCCGCGCAGCCCGATGA
- a CDS encoding glycosyltransferase family 39 protein → MSAQPDDAPSLPPAAAKGRWLIVVLLVALASHACVFFFFVYDERSNDEKEYLSLGIALSDTGALRSPTGEFAKRMPLFPVLIAAVDRWQGREVLDSGIIEAQSILSMFATIFIALIARRLSDPRGAIVAGLIAALYAPFRYLQSVYLTETLVITLLMAAILLYLVALESDRPARRWAAWCGTAVLLGLGALTRADAGVFALPFALHAAWRSGPSVKGILRAVILLLGVGMAAIGWGDRNSRVIGAWTLSTSGGLNFYLGNNLDYSKRPGMDQADYGAFDRLRRKGLSEVEADRRLYAMGRTFIAAHPADWALNILRKFRVWAGTSVTWTPPGTLLIVAWTLALAGRRTPYHRWLLTAAIVLSIVWLAVFWRLMRPWSHPMFVFPLGLAGLFYFDDRLKVRGLLIGLIAAQLAVALAFIPLERLRWTVDGILIVALAATVSRICDRLHTLDAIFRTGTETPSN, encoded by the coding sequence ATGTCCGCGCAGCCCGATGACGCGCCCTCGTTGCCGCCCGCAGCGGCGAAGGGCCGTTGGCTCATCGTCGTCCTCCTCGTCGCCCTAGCCAGCCATGCCTGTGTCTTTTTCTTCTTTGTCTATGACGAGCGGTCGAACGATGAGAAGGAGTACCTCTCGCTCGGCATCGCCCTGTCTGACACCGGCGCGTTGCGATCGCCTACCGGCGAATTCGCCAAGCGGATGCCGCTCTTTCCTGTCTTGATTGCCGCCGTCGATCGCTGGCAGGGCCGCGAGGTACTGGACTCCGGCATTATCGAGGCGCAGTCCATCCTCTCGATGTTCGCCACGATCTTCATTGCCCTCATCGCGCGGCGTTTGTCGGACCCTCGCGGCGCGATTGTGGCCGGACTGATCGCCGCACTCTATGCCCCGTTTCGCTATTTGCAGTCCGTTTACCTGACCGAGACGCTGGTCATCACCCTCTTGATGGCCGCGATCCTCCTCTATCTCGTCGCGCTCGAATCGGATCGCCCCGCACGACGGTGGGCGGCATGGTGCGGCACCGCAGTCTTGTTGGGGCTAGGCGCGCTGACCCGCGCGGATGCCGGTGTCTTCGCGCTTCCGTTCGCACTCCATGCCGCGTGGCGAAGCGGCCCGTCGGTGAAGGGAATTCTCCGCGCCGTGATATTGCTCTTGGGCGTCGGCATGGCCGCAATAGGCTGGGGCGATCGCAATAGCCGCGTCATCGGCGCCTGGACGCTTTCGACGAGCGGCGGACTCAACTTTTATCTCGGCAACAACCTCGATTACTCGAAGCGTCCCGGCATGGACCAGGCCGATTATGGCGCGTTCGATCGGCTGCGTCGGAAGGGTCTTTCCGAAGTCGAAGCCGATCGCCGGCTCTACGCGATGGGCCGCACGTTTATCGCCGCTCACCCCGCCGATTGGGCCCTCAACATCCTGCGCAAGTTTCGAGTCTGGGCCGGCACCAGCGTTACCTGGACTCCGCCGGGCACGCTCCTCATCGTCGCCTGGACGCTCGCGCTCGCCGGTCGCCGCACCCCTTATCATCGATGGCTTTTGACGGCGGCTATCGTGCTGTCGATCGTCTGGCTGGCGGTCTTCTGGCGGCTTATGCGACCGTGGTCACACCCGATGTTCGTCTTCCCGCTCGGATTGGCCGGCCTCTTTTACTTCGACGACCGGCTGAAGGTGCGCGGTCTGCTCATCGGCCTCATCGCCGCCCAACTCGCCGTCGCCCTCGCCTTCATCCCCCTGGAGCGCCTCCGCTGGACGGTCGACGGCATCCTGATTGTCGCCCTCGCCGCCACCGTTTCGCGAATCTGCGATCGCCTCCATACCTTAGATGCCATTTTCCGCACGGGCACCGAGACACCGAGTAACTGA
- a CDS encoding 3-oxoacyl-ACP synthase III family protein translates to MAPKYSVHVAGTGSCLPGDPVPNDRVEQVLGRLQDAPPKVLSFVDNMGPRMLERSGIDARHFAVDPETGNLTHTFASLSEVAARNALEMAGMSAGDVDLLIMSCPSYDQSTPPTSALLQERLGIESCAEMEIHSNCSGMGKGVQVAFDSLTNGRYRTALVCYSQLSSVYLRSCYFNQPKMDKVNAALRWILADGAGAVLLRAGDPGDTQRRVIDTFVESVGGGRPAGMKAGGAAADLTDRTCQIPELYAAGRHHLWQDFNAVNDSAAPLLLEGLARFTAKIGIPSNTVDHYVVSIPSLKLYEDHIPAFLDRLGVTREQIQFRCARIGYVGGAATLVHLDQMVRSGEIQPGQLVVIHAVESSKWMTAGFALRW, encoded by the coding sequence ATGGCCCCCAAATATTCAGTTCATGTCGCCGGAACGGGAAGCTGTCTTCCCGGTGACCCCGTGCCCAACGATCGCGTCGAGCAGGTGCTCGGTCGGTTGCAGGATGCCCCGCCCAAGGTACTCAGCTTCGTGGACAATATGGGTCCGCGGATGCTCGAGCGCAGCGGCATCGACGCGCGGCACTTCGCGGTCGATCCCGAGACCGGCAATCTCACCCATACTTTTGCAAGCTTGTCCGAGGTCGCGGCGCGCAACGCCCTGGAGATGGCGGGGATGTCCGCCGGAGACGTGGACCTCCTGATCATGTCATGTCCGTCGTACGACCAGAGCACGCCGCCGACGAGCGCCCTGCTCCAGGAGCGGCTGGGCATCGAGTCCTGCGCGGAGATGGAGATTCACTCGAATTGCTCGGGCATGGGCAAGGGCGTGCAGGTCGCCTTCGATTCACTCACCAACGGCCGCTATCGCACGGCGCTGGTCTGTTACAGCCAACTTTCCTCCGTCTATCTGCGAAGCTGCTATTTCAATCAGCCGAAAATGGACAAGGTCAACGCGGCCTTGCGGTGGATATTGGCGGACGGGGCCGGGGCCGTGCTGCTTCGCGCGGGCGATCCGGGCGATACGCAGCGACGCGTCATCGACACGTTTGTTGAATCGGTCGGGGGTGGACGGCCCGCGGGGATGAAGGCGGGCGGCGCGGCGGCCGATTTGACCGATCGGACCTGCCAAATCCCGGAACTGTACGCCGCCGGGCGCCACCACCTGTGGCAGGACTTCAACGCCGTGAACGATTCCGCCGCGCCGCTGCTGCTCGAAGGGCTGGCCCGGTTTACCGCCAAGATTGGAATTCCGTCCAACACCGTTGACCACTATGTCGTCTCGATTCCGTCGCTGAAACTCTACGAAGATCACATTCCGGCTTTTCTTGACCGGCTGGGCGTAACGCGCGAGCAGATTCAGTTCCGCTGCGCCCGCATCGGGTATGTGGGGGGCGCGGCCACGCTGGTCCATCTGGATCAGATGGTGCGGTCCGGGGAAATCCAACCTGGCCAGCTCGTCGTCATTCACGCCGTCGAGTCGAGCAAGTGGATGACGGCGGGCTTCGCGCTGCGTTGGTAA
- a CDS encoding serine/threonine-protein kinase, with amino-acid sequence MSADRHAKAKAIFLEACALAPERRAAFVAQACGGDESFRHEIERLLGHYLPPREPTTVVKLAGATDISEPPVFQTGDVVADRYRIVALLGKGAMGRVYRAEDDRLEQEVALKFLPRLQVLDPTWRRRVESEVRLGREVGHPNICRVYDLGNLEGAPYISMEYVDGEDLASLLRRVGRLTGTRAVDIARQICAGLAAAHIHGVLHRDLKPANVMIDQKGRVRITDFGLAVLAGQVSSREIRAGTPRYMAPEQIAGVAVTEKSDIYALGLVLYEMFTGRPAFDADNVLEYLRLHQSVDPPAPSTIVPEIDPKVEAVILACLRKDPTERPESALLVAAALPGGDLLAAALDAGQIPTREMVAQAAAQGRLSRRGTYRAAVGALGLFVAAIVIGNNTHPIARHGGVKAPEVLMERAHDVIRRAGRPPSPRQGEGQYVPAEDVVNSRIAATVDGAPLCLAIPERDELVFVYSEHRADGGPLGSDVLSFLMPGPRPRLFDAEANRKTTVVLDGQGRLLCLETPTQYTPTVSGQEMTADWSALVQTTGHDVHELVPTQPVAVGDFDRGQSRAFLSRSGEPLNRSVRIEAAGEHDRIQWLAVLDKAPSRSDSIFSSSSARWMFVMTLRNAVLLLLLAAALPAAWKNWKQRGDLAGAVRLGCFVFALRMLGHLLTMRNVGGLADAINSAAANAISALCEGMIVALFYMAIEAQVRRRWPRILGGWSRLLEGRVRDPFVGRDVLLGCAVGCFWAVLVFVDRQFPEWTGWEARTQMRLYQGFEDVFGARFAAAGILNSLRGGIYQGLVVLLLLLIGTWLAGARRWPALFFAWLIGAAMFAPAATHPLTAWTLFAFGIVGVALFVLLRWGLVSILAALLVVGFLTDFPVTFDLDAWFAGYSLFTLGATLGLILWGFYQASRLPSLENMRNSPPGLS; translated from the coding sequence GTGAGCGCCGATCGGCACGCGAAAGCCAAAGCGATCTTTTTGGAGGCGTGTGCGCTGGCGCCCGAGCGGCGCGCCGCATTCGTCGCCCAGGCGTGCGGAGGCGATGAATCATTTCGTCATGAGATCGAACGACTGCTTGGCCATTATCTGCCCCCGCGCGAACCGACGACCGTCGTGAAGCTGGCTGGTGCTACGGATATTTCTGAACCACCGGTATTCCAGACTGGAGACGTGGTCGCGGATCGCTATCGCATTGTCGCGCTCCTCGGCAAGGGGGCGATGGGGCGGGTCTATCGCGCTGAGGATGATCGTCTTGAACAGGAAGTCGCGCTGAAGTTCCTCCCGCGATTGCAAGTACTGGACCCCACCTGGCGGCGTCGCGTCGAAAGCGAGGTCAGACTCGGGCGCGAAGTGGGGCATCCCAACATCTGCCGGGTCTATGACCTCGGGAATCTGGAGGGGGCCCCTTACATTTCGATGGAATACGTTGATGGCGAAGATCTCGCCTCGCTACTCCGGCGCGTGGGCCGACTGACCGGGACACGGGCCGTTGATATCGCCCGCCAGATTTGCGCGGGCCTGGCCGCGGCGCATATTCATGGCGTCCTGCATCGCGACTTGAAACCCGCCAACGTCATGATCGATCAGAAGGGGCGCGTCCGAATTACGGACTTCGGCCTCGCCGTCCTGGCTGGTCAAGTGTCGAGCCGTGAAATCCGGGCGGGCACGCCGCGCTACATGGCTCCGGAGCAAATCGCGGGCGTCGCGGTCACTGAGAAGAGCGACATCTATGCGCTGGGTCTCGTCCTTTATGAGATGTTCACCGGTCGACCGGCCTTCGACGCGGACAACGTCCTTGAATACCTGCGACTTCACCAATCGGTGGATCCACCGGCGCCTTCGACGATCGTGCCGGAAATCGATCCCAAGGTCGAGGCCGTCATCCTCGCCTGTCTGCGAAAAGACCCAACGGAGCGGCCGGAATCGGCGCTGCTTGTCGCGGCGGCCTTGCCCGGCGGCGATCTGCTGGCGGCGGCCTTGGACGCCGGTCAGATCCCGACGCGAGAAATGGTCGCGCAGGCCGCGGCACAGGGGCGCCTCAGCCGGCGCGGCACCTATCGGGCCGCCGTCGGGGCATTGGGCCTTTTTGTTGCCGCGATTGTCATTGGGAACAACACGCACCCGATCGCGCGGCACGGAGGGGTAAAGGCACCGGAAGTCCTGATGGAAAGGGCCCATGACGTGATCCGAAGGGCGGGCCGTCCACCGAGCCCGAGGCAAGGAGAGGGTCAATATGTCCCTGCCGAGGATGTCGTGAATTCGCGAATCGCTGCAACCGTAGACGGCGCGCCACTATGTCTGGCGATTCCGGAGCGTGATGAGCTTGTTTTCGTTTACTCCGAACACCGCGCGGACGGTGGACCGCTGGGCAGCGATGTCCTCTCGTTTCTCATGCCGGGTCCCCGGCCCCGGCTTTTCGATGCGGAAGCGAATCGGAAGACGACGGTGGTCCTGGATGGACAGGGGCGCCTGTTGTGTCTGGAAACTCCGACCCAGTACACCCCCACGGTTTCGGGTCAGGAGATGACGGCCGACTGGTCGGCGCTGGTTCAGACGACGGGCCACGACGTCCACGAACTGGTCCCCACGCAACCGGTCGCGGTTGGTGATTTCGATCGCGGGCAGTCCCGGGCTTTTCTTTCGCGATCCGGTGAACCGCTGAATCGATCCGTGCGAATTGAGGCCGCAGGGGAGCACGATCGCATTCAGTGGCTCGCCGTCCTGGACAAGGCTCCGTCTCGATCGGACTCCATTTTTTCCTCAAGTTCTGCGCGGTGGATGTTTGTAATGACGCTTCGGAACGCCGTGCTGTTGCTCCTTCTGGCGGCGGCGTTGCCGGCGGCCTGGAAAAACTGGAAACAACGCGGCGACCTGGCCGGCGCCGTGCGTTTAGGCTGCTTCGTCTTCGCCCTGCGGATGCTCGGCCATCTCCTGACCATGCGCAACGTCGGCGGACTGGCCGACGCCATCAACAGCGCCGCCGCCAACGCCATTAGCGCCTTGTGCGAGGGGATGATCGTTGCCCTATTTTACATGGCCATCGAAGCGCAGGTTCGACGGCGCTGGCCGAGAATATTGGGCGGTTGGAGCCGTCTGCTGGAGGGCCGGGTTCGCGACCCCTTCGTCGGTCGCGATGTTCTCCTCGGATGTGCGGTCGGCTGTTTCTGGGCGGTACTGGTGTTTGTGGATCGCCAATTCCCTGAGTGGACGGGATGGGAGGCGCGGACGCAAATGCGGCTTTACCAGGGCTTCGAAGATGTGTTCGGCGCGCGTTTCGCCGCCGCCGGAATCCTGAACAGCCTGCGCGGCGGGATCTACCAGGGACTGGTCGTACTGCTGCTCTTGCTCATCGGCACGTGGTTGGCGGGCGCGCGGCGCTGGCCGGCACTGTTTTTCGCGTGGTTGATCGGCGCGGCCATGTTTGCCCCCGCGGCCACGCACCCGCTGACCGCCTGGACGCTATTTGCCTTCGGCATCGTCGGCGTTGCCCTCTTCGTGCTGCTCCGCTGGGGGCTGGTAAGCATCCTCGCCGCGCTGCTGGTCGTTGGGTTCTTGACCGACTTTCCGGTTACCTTTGATCTCGACGCCTGGTTCGCCGGGTACAGTCTCTTTACCCTGGGAGCGACCCTTGGCCTGATCCTGTGGGGCTTTTATCAGGCGTCGCGACTCCCGTCCCTCGAAAACATGCGTAATTCGCCGCCGGGTCTCTCCTGA
- a CDS encoding ECF-type sigma factor: MEKDKSSPATEILGRLGESDPSLVAAELLPLVYNELRGLAAKYLRRERHGHTLDPTALVHEAFLRLVDQSRVDWQGKTHFMAVSAEAMRRILIDHARSRKRSKRGKDWRRVAFDHVVSELAILETDLVDFRDTLEKLAALDSRQAKVVELRLFAGLSMEEISTVLSVSKRTIEGDWTHAKAWLRAELGPDDAK, from the coding sequence ATGGAAAAAGACAAGTCGTCACCGGCAACGGAGATTCTGGGTCGCCTCGGCGAATCCGACCCTTCTCTCGTCGCCGCCGAACTTCTCCCGCTGGTCTATAACGAGCTGCGCGGTCTCGCCGCGAAATACCTGCGGCGCGAGCGACATGGCCACACCCTTGATCCGACGGCGCTCGTCCATGAGGCATTTCTGCGTCTGGTGGATCAATCTCGCGTGGATTGGCAGGGCAAGACGCATTTCATGGCCGTCTCCGCGGAGGCCATGCGCCGGATTCTCATCGACCACGCGCGTTCGCGCAAGCGAAGCAAGCGGGGCAAGGACTGGCGGCGGGTCGCCTTCGATCATGTCGTCTCTGAACTGGCCATTCTCGAAACGGACCTCGTCGACTTTCGCGATACCCTGGAAAAGCTCGCGGCGCTCGACAGTCGACAGGCGAAGGTGGTCGAGCTGCGCCTCTTCGCGGGACTTTCGATGGAGGAGATTTCCACCGTCTTGAGCGTTTCGAAGCGCACCATTGAGGGTGACTGGACGCACGCCAAGGCCTGGCTCCGCGCCGAGTTGGGTCCGGATGACGCAAAGTGA
- a CDS encoding alpha/beta hydrolase produces the protein MPTPNMYLHTDINPFAEVPPALQTSDIDVLFVTDRAETKDKNGKPDFGYGRSRSLAFGSYIVGVGNNVSWADLVADSRTKSRKNALPLWRKEIRVIGRLDETPTPMIMIDGVPSEDPAVRQRSEQARDVFCAEVSRRLALTPSKKEVAVYIHGFNNSMDDAAFTIGEMWHFGGRKGVPIAYTWPAGKSYPADYESCQFTIFHLKQFLRGIASCPDVEKIHLIAHSRGTDVTTTALRELNIEYKSAGKSTRDALKLGNLVLCAADLDLDVVGQRLGAERLQFVPERVTLYVSQTDRALGAASKFIFKGGDRLGHMTAADLSPQQRKSLAMFPQLQIIDANIKSDLIGHAYFHTNPAVSSDLLLVLRDNAGPGAENGRPMIRRDDGFWEIRDDYLLSDAK, from the coding sequence ATGCCGACGCCGAACATGTATTTGCATACGGACATCAATCCGTTTGCCGAAGTCCCCCCGGCCCTGCAGACCAGCGACATTGACGTGCTCTTCGTAACAGATCGCGCCGAGACGAAGGACAAAAATGGAAAGCCCGACTTCGGCTATGGACGTTCGCGGTCACTCGCGTTCGGCTCGTACATCGTCGGCGTCGGCAACAACGTCTCCTGGGCCGATCTCGTCGCGGACAGCCGTACCAAGTCGCGCAAGAATGCGCTGCCGCTTTGGCGGAAGGAGATCCGCGTTATCGGCCGGCTCGATGAAACCCCGACGCCGATGATAATGATCGACGGTGTTCCCTCGGAGGACCCAGCCGTCCGACAACGGAGTGAGCAGGCGCGAGACGTCTTTTGCGCCGAGGTTTCGCGACGATTGGCCCTGACCCCGTCAAAGAAAGAAGTGGCCGTCTACATCCACGGCTTTAATAACTCCATGGATGATGCCGCCTTCACCATCGGCGAGATGTGGCACTTCGGCGGCCGCAAGGGCGTTCCCATCGCCTACACCTGGCCGGCCGGCAAGAGCTACCCCGCCGACTACGAATCCTGCCAATTCACCATCTTCCACCTCAAGCAGTTTCTCCGGGGCATTGCCTCGTGCCCTGATGTCGAAAAGATACACCTCATCGCGCACAGCCGCGGAACGGACGTCACCACCACGGCACTTCGCGAACTGAATATCGAATACAAGTCGGCCGGCAAAAGCACCCGCGACGCGCTAAAGCTGGGAAATCTTGTGCTCTGCGCCGCCGATCTCGATCTCGACGTCGTCGGCCAGCGGCTCGGGGCCGAACGCCTCCAATTCGTGCCTGAGCGCGTGACGCTCTACGTATCGCAGACGGACAGAGCACTGGGAGCGGCCTCAAAGTTTATCTTTAAGGGCGGTGACCGCCTCGGTCATATGACCGCGGCAGACTTGTCGCCTCAGCAGCGAAAGTCGTTGGCCATGTTTCCGCAGTTGCAGATCATCGACGCCAATATTAAGAGCGACCTGATCGGCCACGCCTATTTCCACACCAATCCCGCCGTCAGTTCGGACCTGCTCCTTGTCCTCCGTGATAACGCGGGCCCCGGCGCCGAGAATGGCCGTCCCATGATCCGCCGGGACGACGGCTTTTGGGAGATTCGCGACGATTACCTTCTCTCCGACGCCAAGTAG